The genomic stretch GAAAAGTTGCTAAACGtgaaagaagaagaaaaatccGGACCAAAGCTGCTAGGGAACTGGGTGattgatttttattcataattttttttattactaatatgaTAAGAATATTCCAAGATGCTGCAATGTGACTGTGcatagttaataaataagatacTAATTAGtcatcatgttttttttattgcctatactatagaatataaatcttaatattccAGACAGTTTTCCATCTCCTTCAAGTAGTGAATATACAAAATGGCTTAATGAACAGGAATTACTGGAAACATATGAGCTAGAACAAATagaaattcacaataaagagGAGAATGAAAAGTGGATTGAAGCTGAAATAATAGCAATAGAAAAGTACAGAAAAATTCAGgaagaaaaagaaaagcaAAACCAAATACAATtagaaaatgaattaaaaatgaaacaagtaagtacttattttatttttgctctcaaacaaaataatataagttgtgtttttatttttttctttatactatttaattttatatcagGAATTAGAAATAGAAAACCAACGCAAAGCTAAGGAAGCAGAGagattaaaagaaatagaaaaagaGAACAAAAAAAGACAAGAACAATTTATGTCTAATTTAGAGAAGTTTTTGAGTGGAGATTCTTCAGATCCACCACAAGAATTGCTAATATACCATGAAACAAGACCAAGCACTGAATTATGTCCTTTCTTTATCAAAACGGCTTGCTGTCGTTTTGGTGACCAGTGTTCGAGAAACCACCAATATCCTGGAATTAGTAAAGTCAGTATTCGTGtgatgatttaaaattatatgatgtGATATTGATAATGAATGATTTCTAATTATCAATATCACCTTTTTGAtgatgtattttagaatatttagtGTACACTGTGCATTACACATTCCCAATcatttcagatacttttagCTACAAATTTCTATATTCATTTTGGCTTGGAGAATGCAAACTATAATGAATATGACACAGATATCATGTTAGAATATGAAGATAGTGAAACACTCAGGGATTTTAAAGAATTCTTTTATGATGTTCTACCTGAATTTCAGAAGCATGGCCAAGTTGTAGAATTTAAGGTATTTCtactttcttaaattttttatacaataattatatttgtatcattttaatgagaaaataattttaactagtACAATactattttccaaaaaaaagtaattagacattctaattgttttaattcatattttatattaactccCTAccaaaacttatggtctaataGTCGGGCAACAGGCATTTTTTGCCAAGagaaagttataataatttattgtattacctGGTAAATCAACACATATTCTAAAAATAGAGTGTATAGTAGCTTGTTTTGCTAATAAATTTCAGAACAGCATCAGGTAAGCACCTATTAGCTGTCCAGATCCGGCGTGGAGCAATAGAGTATCCTTTAAATTtccaaaaaaatcttatcttGTTTCAACTACAATTTATTCAATTGAATAATACATCGAAGACACTTTTCTTAAAGCCGACGACAAATATTGAACAACGTTTAATTTTGCGGTCATTTgaagggaaaggctaaattagcctcaagaagcttggtgtgctcagcaaagCAAGACGGTACTTTACGCCCTTTGCAActgtataaagcgcaaattcggccccacgtggagtactgttctcacctctgggcgggaccTCCCCTTTACCAGCTCCTTACACTTGACTGTATTCAACAAAGAGCGGTtagaatcgtcgacgaccaatccctttccGAGCGGTTTGATCCCATtggcgtagagatgtggggtcactctgcatcttctaccgcatttaccacggAGAATGGTCAGATAAGTTGTTCGGattacctgcagctgagtttcatcatcggataTCAAGGCAGAAAGCGAAATTCCACCCTCACCTCACCACATCCACCACAACTGAGCGCTTTTTAAGCCTGTTttttccgcgcaccaccactatgtggaaccagttgcccactaaagtaAAGAAATgagcgtaacaattcttaaacGGGCCGACAAAGCACACATTTTGGTCTCAGAATAGGTATTattagggtaagattcaggTTCACGGTTTAGCGACACTTACTACGTTTTTCGTCATACTTCGGGCTTAGACTCGACTCCTTAGCGTTAATATAGACCAAgacatggttttttttttgtagcatGTTCTTAAAAtgacatatttttctttaaatgattTATCTTAACGCAAATTCTCAGGCACCATGTCTGCTGAATAAATCAAGGTTTGtacaacatataaaatatttttttaaattcttaaatgTAATCTTCAAGCTACCCAATAAGACACCAAGGTTAAACCCCTTATTGGTTTTTTGGTGCCTGTAcgtaaagtttatttatatatttttaaatcaattaaattatttttaatgtgaaatgtatgtaatttGCAGGTTTGTAATAACTACGA from Pieris napi chromosome 15, ilPieNapi1.2, whole genome shotgun sequence encodes the following:
- the LOC125056704 gene encoding U2 small nuclear ribonucleoprotein auxiliary factor 35 kDa subunit-related protein 2 encodes the protein MGRHKDWRKVAKRERRRKIRTKAARELDSFPSPSSSEYTKWLNEQELLETYELEQIEIHNKEENEKWIEAEIIAIEKYRKIQEEKEKQNQIQLENELKMKQELEIENQRKAKEAERLKEIEKENKKRQEQFMSNLEKFLSGDSSDPPQELLIYHETRPSTELCPFFIKTACCRFGDQCSRNHQYPGISKILLATNFYIHFGLENANYNEYDTDIMLEYEDSETLRDFKEFFYDVLPEFQKHGQVVEFKVCNNYEKHLRGNTYIEYADLRSAVKAYRTLHARWYGGRQMSLQFCQIPSWKAAICGLQSRKRCPKGRACNFLHVFSNPENFFRRNYIPERRRRTPPRSWRWSESPEREIIKRKRSRSKDRRDTKDRRKRRHSKKNRSDS